A region of the Roseiflexus sp. RS-1 genome:
GGGAGTTATCACCTGTTGAGTTTTGATGGCGTCACCCTGCAACCAGAAGTGGTTGCGTTTTCGTCATCGCCCAATGTCGGTTTTGTGACCGATCTCAACGGTGACGGTCTCAATGAAGTGGTGCTCAGGCGGTTTGAGTACTATATTTTTTGCTACGCCTGCGAGGTCTATTACCCATTCTGTGAGGTATATACCTGGCAGAATGATGACCTGGTTTTACTCGCAATCTCCGATCTGACCGCCGGGTATCAGGGGTCTCCCTTTGCCGAACTCAACCGGAAAGCGGTTGCTTTCGTGCAGGCTGATCTGTGGGCTGAGGCTCTGCGCGCGATCAATGATGCCGTGGCGCAGGCCGGTGCAACCGATCCGCCGACAACCGCCGGTTCATTACGCTGGAATCAGCGCCTGATCCGGATGATCCACGATGCACACCGTGAAGCTATTGAAACCAGCGCCTACCCGCTCATCAACGAGGTGTTCTATGGCGACTATGCGCGTGCAGTAGAGCATATGCGCGCGTATCAGGCAGCCGATCTGTTCCGCATCGATTCGCCGCTGATCGTCGGGACGGTCGCCGAGGGGTGGACAGAAAATCTTGGCGAGTATCTGGTTAATCATACCGGGCGCGCCCTGGCGGTTGTTCCGGATCGCGCCGAGATCTATTTTGTCGGGGCATGGGGCAAGTTTCTTGTCAATCCTGACGATCCGGCCATCGGCGCCGATCTCGAACGCGCTGCACGGTTGCAGCCGAACGATCAGTTCTTTGCCGATGCCTTCGCCTGGTGGCAGGATCGTTAGTCTTCTTCCGTTTCAGACATCAGGACGCCCAAAATCCCCCTTCTCCCCTTGTGGGAGAAGAGGGCAAGGGGGATAAGGGGCAAAGGCGCATACCGGTTACCGCCGCAACGCCAGACGCATCAGTTGAGCCAGACGCCACGGCGATGGCGCCTGTTCGAGTCGGGTGATCGCTTTGCACAGTTCAATGTTGCGTTGCGGTTCGACCGAGAGAAACAGTTGGGGAATGCTGAAAGGACCGCGCAGTATCGATTTTTGCGGGTTGGGGAGCATCAGCGGGTTCGCCACTTTGCCGCCATACCGCCTTTCGCCGTTCGCAATCGGGAACGCGCCC
Encoded here:
- a CDS encoding putative hemolysin, which encodes MYASSRRLQWRLTLVVMVVFALLSSGCSPFPSQPATLTPPQRVTESPPVVSPTPVPATTPPVTPTPLAALTDPASLYCIEKGGRLEIRSSGNSSHIGVCILDDGTLCEQWSFYRGECQSDQTYNLPPAPPSADDKVFAALFADVRRRLPPEAFTDFAAQPMRSDDGRQWWVVYSLDMRNFGLDERAAHFVAIYSYDDNRWQERARVTLVKQQTGVNLEPAYLEEVRQVAIAPGKLWIQVEGGLGLHSGSYHLLSFDGVTLQPEVVAFSSSPNVGFVTDLNGDGLNEVVLRRFEYYIFCYACEVYYPFCEVYTWQNDDLVLLAISDLTAGYQGSPFAELNRKAVAFVQADLWAEALRAINDAVAQAGATDPPTTAGSLRWNQRLIRMIHDAHREAIETSAYPLINEVFYGDYARAVEHMRAYQAADLFRIDSPLIVGTVAEGWTENLGEYLVNHTGRALAVVPDRAEIYFVGAWGKFLVNPDDPAIGADLERAARLQPNDQFFADAFAWWQDR